A portion of the Acidisoma sp. PAMC 29798 genome contains these proteins:
- a CDS encoding alpha-amylase domain-containing protein: protein MGVLLQGFFKTAEAQAVPAPSDGDPTILWWWDHLTTRANALGRAGFTAVWLPPVLKANGGAKPDADGYRPFDDYDIGSKDQMGALPTRFGSREALQRCVATLRANGLDVYLDLVEHHRSGDPGNFIFRYKGAEGRRDLGRFTKNPPNFVPNVPRDPNLGGPAKDDFPFARELAPINAIPAGYVSTGLIDAADWLTRALDVQGYRLDDVKGLSTDFLSPFLGAKAMAGKFAVGEFFDGDPTAVNVWVSNPDGMKSRASAFDFPLRFVLARMCRNPGAFDMATLDKAGLVGLAPLNAVTFVENHDTDLDDPIVVNKMLAYAYIMTSEGYPCVYWRDYSTDPDCYGLQPLLDNLIWIHEQLANGTTEARWKAFDLFVYERLGAPGLLVGLNNDPNSPHTAEVATTFGPNVKLHDYTGNGPDVVTTATGTAMITVPPNADGRGYVCYSRNGSGTSTVVTPRSVTQDFEGAADLDLPPADAARALQVGRIWCATGTPVQTHLSIPDLAATARATIDILGVDGSVLATATGQATLTTTTIATGFHALRISLTQAAVGTRPSYRLSATYTAPERPDLPSGAQTPERIGAWGERFDMPNAAIHAHLLPNGKVLFWGRRDSPVTGTLNDHFCTPHLWEPATGATAATPQPTRANGDTVNLFCSGHTMLADGTLLVIGGHLKDGYGINQACRYHFDTNLWEALPTVTNGRWYPTALTLADGRAVVLSGSFGTTDGKQTQNDPTPQVWDGTTWQNFDPFPGDGATPQSASPIDLFPCLHVAPDGRIFMSGPAARSFFLDPVTGTWSLLEGDGGLRDNARRDYAPSVMYDTGKIVYIGGGNNPTQPQTPSSAVEVIDLTADAPAWRTVHPMHFARRQHNATLLPDGTVLVTGGSQGPGFSDLTVGGPVHVAELWDPTTESWTLLAEEAVDRCYHATAVLLPDATVLSAGGGEFAVNAEPNPPQDTHRDGQVFKPPYLFRGPRPEISAAPKEIAYGAAFDISVAVPEDIGKVSLIRLASVTHTNNMNQRINILAFTVAAGGLRVTAPAQPHDCPPGYYMLFVLNRKGVPSVAWILHIAALLIRSTQKAAPAKPAVTLEEVDKHIRATASGTQVAVGLTSKCPYGLGACWGGAYQALVTLDGVTAVRPIANAEDSTADVYLESDSLPDIDRWAAQIAESANGSYDFRGVEVSITGLVQQQAEGLVLTGPLLSSAVKLLPLAGTNKIQFDRLVQQAREATPMEHAAFERLIASLVSATLMRVTGPLDRVKGEWLLHVRDFEIR from the coding sequence ATGGGCGTGCTGCTACAGGGCTTTTTCAAGACGGCCGAGGCGCAAGCCGTTCCGGCCCCGTCTGACGGTGACCCCACGATACTCTGGTGGTGGGACCATCTTACCACACGAGCGAACGCATTGGGTCGCGCGGGCTTCACCGCTGTGTGGTTGCCCCCGGTGCTCAAGGCCAACGGCGGCGCGAAACCCGACGCGGATGGCTATCGTCCCTTCGACGATTACGACATTGGGTCGAAAGACCAAATGGGCGCACTGCCGACGCGCTTCGGAAGCAGGGAAGCACTGCAACGCTGCGTCGCGACGCTCCGCGCGAATGGGCTCGACGTCTATCTCGATCTCGTGGAGCACCATCGATCTGGCGATCCTGGGAATTTCATTTTTCGCTACAAGGGGGCGGAGGGACGGCGCGACCTCGGCCGGTTTACGAAGAACCCGCCCAATTTCGTACCCAATGTGCCGCGCGACCCCAATCTCGGCGGTCCGGCAAAGGATGATTTCCCCTTCGCGCGCGAACTGGCCCCGATCAACGCCATTCCCGCAGGCTATGTCTCGACCGGACTGATCGATGCCGCCGATTGGCTGACGCGGGCACTCGATGTGCAGGGCTACAGGCTCGACGATGTGAAGGGTCTATCGACAGATTTCCTGAGCCCGTTCCTCGGTGCCAAAGCGATGGCGGGGAAGTTCGCAGTCGGCGAGTTCTTTGATGGCGATCCGACGGCAGTCAACGTCTGGGTGTCCAATCCTGACGGGATGAAGAGCCGAGCGAGCGCTTTCGACTTTCCACTACGCTTTGTGCTGGCGCGGATGTGCCGCAACCCCGGTGCCTTCGATATGGCAACGCTCGATAAAGCCGGGCTTGTCGGCCTGGCGCCGCTCAATGCCGTCACCTTCGTCGAGAACCATGATACCGATCTCGACGATCCTATCGTCGTCAATAAGATGCTTGCCTATGCCTATATCATGACATCGGAAGGGTACCCGTGCGTCTATTGGCGCGACTACAGCACCGATCCAGATTGCTACGGGCTGCAGCCTCTGCTGGACAACCTGATCTGGATCCATGAGCAGCTCGCCAACGGAACCACCGAAGCACGCTGGAAGGCCTTCGATCTTTTCGTCTATGAGCGGCTTGGCGCGCCTGGTTTGTTGGTCGGCCTCAACAACGATCCCAATAGTCCGCATACTGCAGAGGTCGCAACCACCTTCGGTCCAAATGTGAAACTGCACGACTATACGGGCAACGGCCCGGACGTCGTCACGACTGCGACCGGAACGGCAATGATCACGGTTCCACCCAATGCCGATGGGCGTGGCTACGTGTGCTACAGTCGCAACGGCAGCGGGACGAGCACAGTCGTCACGCCGCGGTCGGTGACGCAGGATTTTGAAGGCGCCGCAGACCTCGATCTACCGCCGGCCGACGCCGCCCGTGCGCTCCAGGTCGGCCGCATCTGGTGCGCTACCGGAACGCCCGTGCAGACCCACCTCTCCATCCCCGATCTGGCCGCCACTGCGCGCGCAACCATCGACATCCTGGGTGTGGACGGATCGGTTTTGGCGACCGCCACCGGGCAGGCGACGCTGACGACGACGACGATCGCGACCGGCTTCCACGCGCTTCGGATTTCGCTCACGCAGGCGGCGGTGGGGACGCGGCCGAGCTACCGTTTGTCAGCGACCTATACCGCGCCGGAACGTCCCGACCTGCCATCCGGTGCGCAGACACCGGAGCGGATCGGCGCCTGGGGCGAGAGGTTCGACATGCCGAATGCGGCGATCCACGCGCATCTTCTGCCGAACGGAAAGGTGCTGTTCTGGGGCCGCAGAGATTCACCTGTGACGGGCACGTTGAACGATCATTTCTGCACGCCCCATCTTTGGGAGCCTGCGACCGGTGCGACTGCCGCAACGCCGCAACCAACACGTGCCAACGGCGACACGGTGAACCTGTTTTGCTCCGGTCACACCATGCTGGCGGACGGTACCCTTTTGGTCATCGGCGGCCACTTGAAGGATGGCTACGGCATCAACCAAGCTTGCCGCTACCATTTCGACACCAACCTGTGGGAGGCGCTGCCGACCGTGACGAACGGGCGCTGGTATCCCACCGCGCTGACACTGGCCGATGGCCGGGCCGTCGTGCTGTCCGGCAGCTTCGGCACCACAGATGGCAAGCAAACCCAGAATGACCCGACACCTCAAGTATGGGACGGAACGACGTGGCAAAATTTCGATCCATTCCCGGGGGACGGGGCCACACCCCAGAGTGCGAGTCCAATCGATCTCTTTCCTTGCCTGCATGTCGCGCCAGACGGGCGCATCTTCATGTCCGGGCCGGCCGCGCGGAGCTTCTTTCTCGACCCGGTGACGGGGACATGGAGCTTGCTCGAAGGTGATGGCGGACTTCGCGACAATGCCCGGCGCGATTACGCGCCCTCGGTCATGTATGACACCGGGAAGATCGTCTATATCGGCGGCGGCAATAATCCGACGCAGCCGCAAACACCATCGTCGGCCGTCGAGGTCATCGATCTAACGGCAGACGCGCCCGCTTGGCGAACGGTGCATCCGATGCATTTCGCGCGGCGCCAGCACAATGCGACCTTACTGCCTGACGGCACGGTTCTCGTCACCGGCGGGTCGCAGGGACCCGGATTCAGCGATCTTACGGTTGGCGGCCCGGTGCATGTCGCGGAGCTGTGGGACCCTACCACAGAAAGCTGGACTCTCCTCGCAGAGGAAGCGGTGGACCGCTGCTATCACGCAACGGCGGTGTTGTTGCCGGATGCCACAGTACTGAGCGCCGGCGGAGGTGAATTCGCTGTCAATGCGGAACCGAACCCGCCCCAGGACACGCATCGCGACGGACAAGTCTTCAAGCCGCCTTATCTGTTTCGCGGACCGCGCCCCGAAATCTCTGCCGCACCGAAGGAAATTGCCTATGGCGCGGCGTTCGACATCTCGGTCGCTGTACCGGAGGATATCGGCAAGGTCAGCCTGATCCGTCTCGCCTCAGTCACGCATACCAACAATATGAACCAGCGCATCAATATCCTGGCTTTCACAGTGGCAGCCGGGGGGTTGCGCGTCACCGCACCGGCACAGCCGCACGACTGCCCGCCAGGCTATTACATGCTCTTCGTGCTTAACCGAAAAGGCGTGCCTTCGGTCGCGTGGATCCTGCACATTGCGGCCTTGCTGATTAGATCTACGCAGAAGGCCGCCCCGGCGAAACCGGCCGTCACTTTGGAAGAGGTGGACAAGCATATTCGTGCGACCGCCAGCGGCACGCAAGTCGCAGTCGGCCTCACCTCTAAATGTCCCTACGGCCTCGGTGCGTGTTGGGGCGGGGCTTATCAGGCACTCGTTACGCTCGACGGCGTCACCGCTGTTCGCCCGATTGCCAATGCCGAGGATTCGACGGCGGACGTCTACCTCGAGAGCGACAGTCTGCCCGACATCGATCGTTGGGCGGCGCAAATCGCAGAATCGGCCAATGGAAGCTACGACTTTCGGGGCGTTGAAGTATCAATCACTGGGCTTGTCCAACAGCAGGCCGAAGGTTTGGTGCTTACCGGGCCGCTGCTGTCATCGGCCGTCAAGCTTCTGCCGTTGGCCGGCACGAACAAAATCCAGTTCGACCGGTTGGTGCAGCAAGCGCGTGAGGCCACGCCGATGGAGCACGCCGCCTTTGAACGGCTCATCGCTTCTCTCGTCAGCGCCACGCTCATGCGGGTGACGGGCCCGCTGGACCGCGTGAAGGGCGAATGGCTGTTGCATGTACGCGACTTTGAGATCCGCTGA
- a CDS encoding transketolase, whose protein sequence is MTDLHAKVAAANDADRGALLARIADEVRICILHTIDGPKMGHIGGDFSVADVLTTLFFGVLKLDPTDPRWAERDRFILSKGHCSAALYSVLAMRGFFPVADLKTFMAPLSALNGHPNRRKIPGVEANTGPLGHGLPIGLGCAIAARLAGSDRRTFVVLGDGELQEGSNWEAAMAAGHRGLSNLTAIVDRNRLQQGARTEDTNRLEPLADKWRSFGWEVHEVDGHDHARLYALLSARGGSQPRCLVARTIKGKGVSFIEDRVEWHHKVPSAEQVQLALKELAVR, encoded by the coding sequence GTGACCGATCTTCATGCGAAGGTCGCGGCGGCGAATGACGCCGATCGGGGAGCACTGCTCGCGCGCATCGCCGACGAGGTCCGTATTTGCATTCTCCACACCATCGACGGTCCCAAGATGGGCCATATCGGTGGTGATTTCTCCGTCGCCGACGTGCTGACAACGCTGTTCTTCGGGGTTCTGAAGCTTGATCCCACCGATCCGAGATGGGCGGAGCGGGATCGCTTCATCCTCAGCAAGGGTCATTGTTCGGCGGCGCTCTATTCGGTTCTGGCCATGCGCGGCTTCTTCCCGGTTGCCGATCTCAAGACCTTCATGGCGCCTCTTTCAGCGCTGAACGGCCACCCCAATCGCCGCAAAATCCCGGGCGTCGAGGCCAATACCGGCCCGCTCGGACATGGCCTGCCCATCGGCCTGGGCTGCGCCATCGCCGCGCGCCTTGCCGGCAGTGATCGCCGCACCTTCGTGGTGCTCGGTGACGGCGAATTGCAGGAAGGCAGTAATTGGGAGGCGGCCATGGCCGCCGGCCATCGTGGCCTGTCCAACCTGACCGCCATCGTCGATCGCAACCGCCTGCAGCAGGGTGCGCGCACAGAAGATACCAATCGCCTCGAACCCCTGGCCGACAAATGGCGCAGCTTCGGCTGGGAGGTGCATGAGGTGGACGGCCATGACCACGCCCGTCTTTACGCTCTGCTGTCGGCGCGGGGCGGGTCTCAGCCGCGCTGCCTCGTCGCCCGCACGATAAAGGGCAAAGGCGTTTCCTTTATCGAGGATCGCGTCGAATGGCATCACAAGGTGCCTTCGGCGGAACAGGTTCAGCTCGCCCTGAAGGAGCTTGCGGTTCGATGA
- a CDS encoding transketolase family protein, whose translation MNEMSPTPNTTTFDCRVAFAETMIEMARVDPRIVAVCNDSVGSSNLNAFQKEFPDRLINVGIAEQNMVGVAAGLANGGFVPFVSCASPFLTGRALEQIKADVAYNNYHIVLCGQSPGMSYGELGPTHHSIEDFAWMRALTDLTILVPADPQQTRDALRWSATANRPIFMRIGRFKVPAVTPESEAFTVGRASVLREGTDVTLIACGTMVSRALQAADQLAAKGVSARVLNMTTIQPLDEAAVIAAATETGRIVTVEEAIIHGGLGSAVAECVVQNAPVPMRILGVPHLAPTGSNAFLLDHFGLNAEGIANAALALVA comes from the coding sequence ATGAACGAAATGAGCCCAACACCGAACACCACAACCTTCGATTGCCGCGTCGCCTTCGCTGAAACCATGATCGAGATGGCGCGGGTCGATCCGCGCATCGTCGCGGTCTGCAACGATTCCGTGGGGTCGAGCAACCTCAACGCCTTCCAGAAGGAATTTCCCGACCGGCTGATCAATGTCGGCATCGCGGAGCAGAATATGGTCGGCGTCGCGGCCGGCCTCGCGAATGGCGGTTTTGTACCCTTCGTGAGCTGTGCGTCACCCTTCCTGACCGGTCGCGCGCTGGAACAGATCAAGGCGGATGTCGCCTATAACAATTATCACATCGTGCTCTGCGGCCAGAGCCCCGGCATGTCTTACGGCGAACTCGGCCCGACGCATCATTCGATCGAGGATTTCGCCTGGATGCGGGCGCTGACGGATCTCACGATCCTGGTGCCCGCCGATCCGCAGCAGACACGAGATGCGTTGCGCTGGTCCGCCACGGCCAATCGCCCCATTTTCATGCGCATTGGCCGCTTCAAGGTGCCGGCGGTGACGCCGGAGAGCGAGGCCTTCACCGTCGGTCGTGCATCTGTGCTGAGAGAGGGCACGGACGTGACGCTCATTGCCTGCGGCACCATGGTGTCCCGCGCCTTGCAGGCGGCGGACCAACTCGCGGCGAAGGGCGTTTCCGCCCGCGTGCTCAACATGACGACGATCCAGCCGCTGGACGAGGCGGCAGTGATTGCCGCCGCGACCGAGACCGGGCGCATCGTGACGGTGGAGGAGGCGATCATCCATGGCGGCCTCGGCTCCGCCGTCGCCGAATGCGTGGTGCAGAACGCACCCGTGCCCATGCGCATTCTGGGCGTGCCGCATCTGGCGCCCACCGGCAGCAACGCCTTCCTGCTCGATCATTTCGGGCTGAATGCCGAGGGCATCGCAAACGCCGCCCTCGCGCTGGTGGCCTGA
- a CDS encoding FGGY family carbohydrate kinase gives MAAPLLLAIDQGTSGTKAILVDGVGAIIARGHAPVGETHPNPGWVEQDPIAIWHSVQRAVAVCLDGQDAGRVVAVGLSTQRESIVMWDRITGAPITPVISWQDQRTAALCDEFRSPEVERLVRARSGLPLDPMFSAIKARWLLQTHAGAMAAVRDGRAVIGTIDSWLLSRFSNDDPVIEVGNASRTQLLHVADVTWDPDLLEVFGVPAAVLPRLTRSTGPFPSTRGLAPVPDGTPVMAVMGDSHSALFAHGAFAPGQIKATYGTGSSVMGLIARPDALHPGVCLTIGWQMDRPAFAAEGNIRATGAALRWMASILGMSVDAMTELGARSQSRGAVLVPGFTGLGAPWWDRDAVGLLTNLSLDTTPAELARAALEAVVHQVADVVAVIGDNVGTVRDLFTDGGPSRNDALMQMQADLLGCTVHRSAAAELSALGVAHMAGLAAGVWSEAALRDLPRPRDTILPRETGDDRAAQRAQWQAAIARARSGLACRSATIETA, from the coding sequence ATGGCCGCCCCGCTGCTCCTCGCGATTGATCAGGGCACCAGCGGCACCAAGGCGATTCTGGTGGATGGCGTCGGTGCCATCATCGCGCGGGGCCATGCCCCGGTCGGTGAGACACATCCGAATCCGGGTTGGGTGGAGCAGGATCCGATCGCGATTTGGCACAGCGTTCAGCGCGCCGTCGCCGTTTGCCTCGATGGCCAGGACGCAGGGCGTGTGGTGGCGGTGGGCCTGAGTACCCAGCGTGAGTCCATCGTGATGTGGGACCGGATCACCGGCGCGCCCATCACGCCCGTGATCAGTTGGCAGGACCAGCGGACTGCGGCGCTGTGCGATGAATTCCGCAGCCCGGAGGTGGAGCGGCTGGTGCGGGCGCGCAGCGGCCTGCCGCTCGACCCGATGTTTTCCGCGATCAAGGCGCGTTGGCTGTTGCAGACCCATGCGGGCGCGATGGCGGCCGTGCGGGATGGACGCGCCGTCATCGGCACGATCGATTCCTGGCTGCTCAGCCGCTTCTCCAACGACGATCCGGTGATCGAAGTTGGCAATGCCTCACGCACCCAATTGTTGCACGTCGCCGACGTGACTTGGGATCCTGATCTGCTGGAGGTCTTCGGCGTGCCGGCGGCGGTGCTGCCACGGCTGACGCGCTCCACCGGTCCTTTCCCATCGACACGCGGTCTGGCACCTGTGCCGGACGGCACGCCGGTCATGGCGGTGATGGGCGATTCCCATTCCGCCCTCTTTGCGCATGGCGCCTTCGCACCCGGTCAGATCAAAGCGACCTACGGCACCGGATCTTCCGTCATGGGGCTGATCGCTCGGCCGGACGCGCTGCATCCGGGGGTGTGCCTGACCATCGGCTGGCAGATGGATCGCCCGGCTTTCGCTGCCGAAGGGAATATCCGCGCCACCGGGGCGGCTTTGCGCTGGATGGCGAGCATTTTGGGCATGAGCGTCGATGCCATGACCGAACTGGGCGCCCGCTCGCAAAGCCGCGGCGCCGTGCTGGTGCCGGGTTTCACCGGCCTCGGCGCGCCGTGGTGGGACCGGGACGCGGTGGGTCTGCTGACGAACCTCTCCCTGGACACCACGCCCGCCGAGCTCGCCCGAGCGGCCCTGGAAGCCGTCGTGCACCAGGTCGCCGATGTCGTCGCGGTGATCGGTGACAACGTCGGCACGGTGCGGGACCTGTTCACCGATGGCGGCCCCAGCCGCAATGATGCGCTGATGCAGATGCAGGCCGATCTTCTCGGCTGCACGGTCCATCGCTCGGCGGCGGCGGAACTGTCGGCCCTCGGTGTCGCCCATATGGCGGGCCTGGCGGCGGGCGTGTGGAGCGAGGCGGCTTTGCGCGACTTGCCGCGCCCGCGCGACACGATTCTGCCCCGTGAGACCGGAGACGATCGCGCGGCACAGCGCGCGCAATGGCAAGCGGCCATCGCCCGGGCGCGTTCAGGCTTGGCCTGTCGCAGCGCGACGATAGAGACCGCGTGA
- a CDS encoding ABC transporter permease codes for MSTTTVRAAAGPEAKRTIWSRLLTGSQGPLIGLIVLCVVFSVTSDVFLSARNFLNVIDQVTVLGILALGMTGVIIIGGIDLSVGSILALSCMVLGWLPQDYGVPFGVSLLLAIIAGAGCGLVNGLLVTRAKLPPFIATLTVMSVARGLANLTTGGEQVVGYPDWFTKLATVRHFGFLSATVAMFIILALAGWIFLRYRATGRSLYAIGGNPEVARLAGIKVLPLTVWVYVASGVLAGLAALVLSARLDSSQPSAGLGYELDAIAAVVIGGASLSGGIGGIGGTVVGVLIIGVLHNGLNLVGVSPFIQQVIIGCVIAVAVTIDKFRRR; via the coding sequence ATGTCCACGACAACTGTAAGAGCGGCCGCCGGACCAGAGGCCAAGCGCACGATCTGGTCGCGTCTGCTGACCGGATCGCAAGGGCCGCTGATCGGCCTCATCGTGCTGTGTGTAGTCTTCTCCGTCACCAGCGACGTCTTTCTCTCAGCCCGCAATTTCCTCAACGTCATCGATCAGGTCACCGTCCTCGGCATTCTGGCCCTGGGCATGACGGGCGTGATCATCATCGGCGGCATCGATCTTTCGGTGGGCTCAATCCTCGCCCTGTCCTGCATGGTGTTGGGCTGGCTGCCGCAGGATTATGGTGTGCCCTTCGGTGTGTCCTTGCTCCTGGCCATCATCGCCGGCGCCGGCTGTGGATTGGTCAATGGTCTGCTCGTCACGCGCGCCAAGCTGCCGCCCTTCATCGCGACACTGACGGTGATGTCGGTCGCGCGCGGTCTCGCCAATCTCACCACGGGCGGTGAGCAGGTCGTGGGCTATCCTGACTGGTTCACCAAACTCGCGACGGTCCGCCATTTCGGCTTCCTGTCTGCGACCGTCGCGATGTTCATCATTCTTGCCTTGGCGGGATGGATCTTCCTGCGCTACCGCGCCACCGGCCGCAGTCTATATGCCATCGGCGGCAATCCCGAGGTCGCGCGCCTCGCCGGCATCAAGGTGCTGCCGCTGACCGTGTGGGTCTATGTCGCGTCAGGCGTGCTCGCCGGTCTCGCGGCTCTGGTGCTGTCGGCGCGGCTCGACTCTTCGCAACCGAGTGCCGGGCTCGGCTATGAGCTGGATGCCATCGCCGCCGTGGTCATCGGCGGGGCCAGTCTTTCGGGCGGCATCGGCGGTATTGGCGGCACCGTCGTCGGTGTGCTGATCATCGGTGTTTTGCACAACGGCCTCAATCTGGTCGGCGTGTCCCCCTTCATCCAGCAGGTCATCATCGGCTGCGTTATCGCTGTCGCTGTCACCATCGACAAGTTCCGTCGTCGGTAG
- a CDS encoding sugar ABC transporter substrate-binding protein: MFKTKLLASVLTAAFLTCAALPLTVSARADEPTVGLAVANLQADFFNQIKQAVEAEAKIKGVKVVVVDAHGDSATQVNQIQDLITRGVKALIYIPAGATAAGVPVRSAQAAHIPVIAVDRNAPDAPADTFIATDSVNAAHTLGDYVCKVTGGKGTLAIIQGQLGTTPENDRNTGFTAAMANCPGIKEVARQASQEWSQNEGFTIAQDMLQRHPDITIFFGRADGLALGAAQASKVANLDNPVMVFGFDGDKAGLKAVRDGVLAATMTQKTQAMGKLALDSALDLVAGKTVPKQQLQSAVLTTKDNVAPFIAQHP, translated from the coding sequence ATGTTCAAAACGAAATTGCTTGCCTCCGTGCTGACGGCGGCGTTCCTGACATGCGCGGCACTGCCGCTGACGGTGTCCGCGCGCGCGGATGAGCCGACGGTGGGCCTGGCGGTTGCCAATCTTCAGGCGGACTTCTTCAACCAGATCAAGCAGGCCGTGGAAGCCGAAGCCAAGATCAAGGGCGTTAAGGTCGTGGTGGTCGATGCGCATGGTGACAGCGCCACGCAGGTCAATCAGATCCAGGATCTCATTACACGGGGCGTCAAGGCGCTGATCTATATCCCCGCCGGCGCCACGGCAGCGGGCGTGCCGGTGCGCTCGGCCCAGGCCGCGCATATTCCCGTCATTGCCGTCGATCGCAATGCGCCGGATGCGCCTGCCGATACCTTCATCGCGACCGACAGCGTCAATGCCGCGCATACGCTGGGCGACTATGTTTGCAAGGTCACCGGCGGCAAGGGTACGCTCGCCATCATCCAGGGCCAGCTTGGCACGACGCCTGAGAACGACCGTAACACCGGCTTCACGGCGGCCATGGCCAATTGCCCTGGCATCAAGGAAGTCGCTCGCCAGGCTAGCCAGGAATGGTCGCAGAACGAGGGCTTCACGATCGCGCAGGATATGCTGCAGCGCCATCCCGACATCACGATCTTCTTCGGTCGTGCGGACGGTCTGGCACTGGGCGCGGCCCAGGCGAGCAAGGTGGCCAATCTTGATAATCCGGTCATGGTCTTCGGCTTCGACGGTGACAAGGCTGGGCTGAAGGCAGTGCGGGACGGTGTTCTGGCGGCGACGATGACGCAGAAGACCCAGGCGATGGGCAAGCTGGCGCTCGATTCCGCGCTGGATCTCGTCGCTGGCAAGACGGTTCCGAAGCAGCAGCTTCAAAGTGCCGTGCTGACGACGAAGGACAATGTTGCGCCCTTCATCGCGCAGCATCCGTAG
- a CDS encoding sugar ABC transporter ATP-binding protein gives MCADTSLLRPVRLSVTGARKAFSGTVVLSDVDLTVREGEVVALLGENGAGKSTISSIIAGVVSPDAGSMLWEGQPYAPTSPGDAIAHGVGLIHQEMRLLPDLTIAENVFVGRLPMTGGRIDREQMRNRASEQLRRLGLDISPDTLVRGLRVAAQQQVEIAKALTLKARLLILDEPTAALGGEETDRLFAQIDQLKKEGFSFIYISHRLEEIARIADRIVVLRDGQKVAEHDTAQVPVGQLLRDMVGRNIERLFPEVDAPRPREVLRVEGLRSAQGAFADISFAVREGEIFGIAGIVGAGRTELVRTIAGADPLAAGTVTLDGKTLKLTGPDAAIAAGIVLVPEDRKGQGVLLEHTVADNLALGNMDRLGTHGWIDPGKIRDFGSRMIERLGVKGRPGQLARYLSGGNQQKVVIARWVARSPKVIILDEPTRGIDVGARAAIYEVIADLARSGMAVIVVSSDLEEVLGLAHRVMVLARGRQMGVLDRAEANNVAVMALATA, from the coding sequence ATGTGCGCCGATACATCGTTGCTGCGTCCTGTACGCCTCTCCGTCACCGGAGCGCGGAAAGCCTTTTCGGGCACGGTTGTGCTCAGCGACGTCGATCTCACCGTCCGGGAAGGCGAGGTCGTGGCCTTGTTGGGGGAGAATGGTGCCGGCAAGTCTACCATTTCCTCCATCATTGCCGGTGTGGTCAGCCCTGACGCAGGGTCGATGCTATGGGAGGGGCAACCCTATGCGCCGACCTCGCCCGGTGACGCCATCGCCCACGGCGTGGGGTTGATCCATCAAGAGATGCGCCTCCTCCCCGATCTCACGATCGCGGAGAATGTCTTCGTCGGCCGGCTGCCGATGACCGGCGGGCGCATCGACCGCGAGCAGATGCGCAATCGCGCCTCGGAGCAACTGCGCCGTCTCGGCCTCGATATTTCGCCCGACACGCTGGTGCGCGGCCTGCGCGTCGCCGCGCAACAGCAGGTGGAAATCGCAAAGGCGCTGACGCTGAAGGCGCGATTGCTGATTCTGGATGAGCCGACGGCGGCCTTGGGCGGCGAGGAGACCGATCGGCTTTTTGCGCAGATCGACCAGCTCAAGAAGGAAGGATTCTCCTTCATCTATATCAGCCACCGGCTGGAGGAGATTGCGCGTATCGCGGATCGCATCGTGGTCCTGCGCGACGGCCAGAAGGTTGCCGAGCATGACACCGCGCAGGTGCCGGTGGGTCAATTGCTGCGCGATATGGTCGGGCGCAATATCGAACGGCTGTTCCCCGAGGTCGATGCGCCGCGCCCGCGCGAGGTTTTGCGCGTCGAGGGGCTGCGGTCCGCGCAAGGGGCTTTCGCCGACATCAGCTTCGCCGTGCGTGAGGGTGAAATTTTCGGCATTGCCGGCATTGTCGGTGCTGGGCGGACAGAATTGGTGCGCACCATCGCCGGGGCCGATCCGCTTGCCGCCGGCACGGTGACGCTCGATGGCAAAACCTTGAAACTGACCGGTCCCGATGCCGCCATCGCTGCGGGGATCGTGCTGGTGCCGGAGGATCGCAAGGGGCAGGGCGTGCTGCTGGAACATACCGTCGCGGACAATCTGGCCCTGGGCAATATGGATCGGCTCGGCACTCATGGTTGGATCGATCCCGGCAAAATACGGGATTTCGGCAGCAGGATGATCGAGCGTCTGGGCGTCAAGGGCCGTCCTGGGCAGTTGGCGCGATACCTGTCTGGCGGAAATCAGCAGAAGGTGGTGATCGCGCGCTGGGTCGCCCGCTCCCCCAAGGTCATCATCCTCGACGAGCCGACGCGCGGCATAGATGTCGGGGCCCGCGCCGCTATCTATGAGGTCATCGCGGATCTTGCCCGTTCGGGCATGGCGGTCATCGTCGTCAGTTCGGATCTCGAGGAGGTCCTGGGGCTCGCGCATCGCGTCATGGTGCTGGCGCGCGGCCGGCAGATGGGCGTGCTCGATCGGGCCGAGGCCAATAACGTCGCCGTCATGGCCCTGGCCACGGCGTAG